The Pochonia chlamydosporia 170 chromosome 1, whole genome shotgun sequence genome window below encodes:
- a CDS encoding GCN5-related N-acetyltransferase (GNAT) domain-containing protein (similar to Metarhizium robertsii ARSEF 23 XP_007816736.1), whose translation MITSSPLEWVTVRTTLPLSPLPLLGTRPEIRTGRLVLRRTLESDLDGWHALRLQPEVMKWTGQGKPDPDIAWSKDKLKQRLSPDGDSKYEYIVCLAETGEMIGTAGSHMLVGELGWPVIGYMLRKEFWGKGYATELVHAFLKAWWALPRAEVDVKVEKSTAVEGEDGKVRECIVAVTLDSNTASQRVLAKADMELVKAWEEVDKHDESLTETLYGYVVKRPLS comes from the coding sequence ATGATCACGTCCTCTCCACTAGAATGGGTTACAGTTCGGACAACCCTTCCGTTGTCTCCCCTTCCACTCTTGGGCACTCGCCCAGAAATTAGGACTGGGCGACTTGTCCTCCGGCGCACACTGGAAAGCGATCTGGATGGTTGGCATGCGCTTCGCCTGCAGCCCGAGGTCATGAAATGGACCGGGCAGGGGAAACCTGATCCAGACATCGCTTGGTCTAAAGATAAGCTGAAACAAAGGCTCTCGCCAGACGGTGACTCAAAGTACGAATACATCGTGTGCCTAGCCGAAACAGGAGAGATGATAGGAACGGCGGGTAGCCACATGCTGGTCGGGGAACTTGGATGGCCTGTGATCGGATACATGCTTCGGAAGGAATTTTGGGGCAAAGGATATGCGACAGAACTTGTACATGCCTTCTTGAAAGCCTGGTGGGCGCTGCCCCGAGCCGAAGTTGACGTGAAGGTAGAGAAGAGCACCGCTGTGGAGGGAGAAGACGGGAAAGTCAGGGAATGCATTGTTGCGGTGACTCTTGACAGTAATACGGCAAGCCAGAGGGTTCTGGCAaaggcagacatggagcttgTTAAAGCCTGGGAGGAAGTTGACAAGCATGACGAATCGCTTACCGAGACTCTATATGGTTATGTGGTTAAGCGGCCGTTGTCGTAA
- a CDS encoding guanine nucleotide exchange factor synembryn (similar to Colletotrichum gloeosporioides Nara gc5 XP_007282145.1) — protein MSAIALGTATGPAKLQAVTDLVNKLNRNDALEELKIYGRDPKYADPIFTKDGITMLLRFSFENTSNDTSRAALRVVANAMLLKPETRQMFVDQGYPTQACNHLETGSWDNEFLLSRILFLSTYGTSVDLADMIENHQLAEHMVNNLGRHVKSLSEKQKGTLNPMEDLALGETLKLMFNVTHFSKAHVSSFTPAVPHIVALLWKQDISESKPLDSPFGPLVNSLLNLDLQTEQSQSVLFPENEPEKITSRLVELLDNGIRAYTGSDLETVVTPVVSLLSRLYGNAPQSVQQNLRECLLPTAQDRQGVLGRSDSLPSKLLKNSTNPTAPALRDAISHLLFDLSDKDASKFVENVGYGFASGFLFQNNVPVPASATGNFSKNDVSGIRKSVNPITGQFLDKEKFADAPEMTQEEKEREAERLFVLFERLKKTGVVNIQNPVEKAIQEGRFEELSDDCVEDLD, from the exons ATGTCCGCGATAGCCTTGGGAACTGCCACCGGGCCAG CCAAGCTTCAGGCTGTGACAGACCTGGTGAATAAGCTCA ATCGCAACGATGCCTTGGAGGAGCTCAAGATATACGGAAGGGACCCCAAGTACGCAGATCCCATATTTACAAAGGAT GGAATCACTATGCTTTTGAGGTTTTCATTCGAGAACACATCGAATGATACCTCACGGGCTGCCTTGCGAGTAGTTGCCAATGCTATGCTGTTGAAGCCGGAGACACGCCAGATGTTTGTGGACCAAGGGTATCCCACTCAAGCTTGCAATCACCTCGAAACAGGTAGCTGGGATAATGAGTTCCTCCTCTCCAGGATCCTGTTCCTCTCCACATACGGTACCAGTGTTGACCTGGCAGACATGATCGAAAATCACCAGCTGGCAGAACACATGGTTAATAATCTGGGACGCCACGTAAAGAGTTTATCAGAAAAGCAAAAGGGGACCTTAAACCCGATGGAAGACTTGGCGCTTGGGGAGACCTTGAAGCTCATGTTTAATGTGACACACTTCTCAAAGGCACATGTGTCGTCATTCACCCCTGCAGTCCCGCATATCGTCGCCTTACTCTGGAAGCAAGATATATCTGAAAGCAAACCCCTGGATTCACCCTTTGGACCCCTAGTCAACTCCCTTCTGAATCTGGACCTCCAAACCGAACAGAGCCAATCAGTTTTATTCCCCGAAAATGAGCCCGAAAAAATTACTTCAAGGCTCGTGGAGTTGCTGGATAATGGCATTAGAGCGTACACGGGTAGTGATCTCGAAACGGTTGTCACTCCGGTAGTCAGTCTGCTTTCCAGGCTGTATGGAAATGCGCCACAATCTGTCCAACAGAACTTGCGCGAGTGCCTCTTGCCGACCGCACAGGATCGGCAGGGTGTGCTTGGTCGTTCCGACTCCCTGCCGTCGAAGTTGCTGAAGAACTCAACCAACCCAACGGCCCCAGCGTTGCGAGATGCTATTTCTCATCTCCTTTTCGACCTATCAGACAAAGACGCATCCAAGTTTGTCGAAAATGTTGGCTATGGGTTTGCCTCTGGCTTTTTGTTCCAGAACAATGTTCCAGTTCCTGCCTCTGCGACGGGAAATTTCAGTAAAAATGATGTTTCTGGTATCCGAAAATCCGTCAATCCTATTACTGGGCAGTTTTTGGATAAAGAAAAGTTTGCCGATGCGCCAGAGATGACGcaggaagagaaggaacGGGAAGCAGAACGACTTTTTGTTCTATTTGAACG ACTGAAAAAGACTGGTGTCGTGAACATCCAGAATCCTGTTGAGAAGGCGATCCAGGAAGGTAGATTTGAAGAACTATCTGATGACTGCGTTGAAGACTTGGATTAA
- a CDS encoding telomere length regulator protein (Rif1) (similar to Cordyceps militaris CM01 XP_006666204.1), with the protein MASSVASASPTSILISLPARPPTPPREASHEADISRKSVVLGRALAFDPRFSLQTPPNANSPTSPVATASNPSSSRARKKVEWSAHTDYREPPQYPDPLRPAKYSPSAVSSSATSSSKPVRGILKPSPSPNPLSSSLATEFDGLFSPHNIIEMLDSTIKQLAGSDRDSKLDAYMMLSRALKASNNLPDRVALQDKMSLFMQFIQRDMTSKFDTGNLDTSLINHSLTLLATFLHFPAIASTLTTDFGISVIDYSIRSFEDEGVPKDVVRHFMQVVAFQNFSAKVMNSDRVGRLVSALHKIENHLKGKSIVMSRLHIYKRLIKQARGHMSTHLDWLKDMFTDMLSSVKETRSQAISLGMEAGFALRSEKQLLRKVTELFQSGHDSETFIGFYIKRLQEMIKDRQSCSSVPQIWGVVIMFLRCPLDRWQYYEPWLTLAQSAFNTTDNSTKQEANFAWNRYVYLSLSDTKVSPKCIGTLCQPLLSQLRRKLSPKQREEAMKLRRTVIGGVCNLYYYAFAPGSDRYDLDVLWDVAVQPIISQISSLDGKSDVPGDGMMQAAKLLVGLLDVATPRIWRQDRIIDLPPAKSDELPAIESKWIRKNCDKVLQLVGPIIQSKFFDLANKDSLVYRLWQATVGSITAASAKDIKVSDETARFVGCAFGLLSAALVTTSVKPEPGLASPNLKLLPSLSNFVRLLIDGLGHLPFTEKRLAMTVGNTFEPIATPSQRQDRTDNSRGVVRTPLHHLFIMLASNPPGGRDDVELATFLQSVFDPFFKGRSPEGRFELAKELLSLLPRNSSTPYGPWALASDCAQAYINKAPLLTTGQPSISGKIQGPIFREVVSLIERGLSSHPNLPYDRLASLFDSVATQVKGEYGDAGISLIVIGPLSKSILDISSAAEGYSSLTLQAVTMLLNAATLPRDKQSLDAVRSRLWGAPPVQHKTVTSFEPFDNLYKLVNHVLTTAYDKKFSDDSIQVHPVILLLLDALSAFLLRNMPLFGVKLLGKLQAGLSVWFQDEKCLVRSESKSAVSERVANMWDQICSYLTTQERLYRQDLDEIEPLLTAAFKSSHRTILNRAAATWNTIVKENEELEYSDSLTSLISSLRSKVDVAVPGVSKATGGFGAQTISQAGPQTDQSFGILSSTSSHSDARAVGTSSKQSSSRRPLTRKQRLEATPEVRREKAVKKTSTPRLRHDNSQIQFKPIPSSSPFQDESQHLTERQKEVRERQRQNAVLYPNDLSSPFPSAQSLPKEKLDCVASESNQHVQETTPKRGKSFEDLISSTPTPRRGEFFQMDDFNDPPSSPPLPRPYPLLSEIQSRSRAGSAMESWEFSSPPGSPSGNQQTEDAELPSAASPHTEPLIRSRRSSKRQRRVAAEVDRSTGAVASTQVGEGTISSVAEAKDQSIKPSFVTPAAQVEGVITRARKAQETPTSENDSAQRSKPQSRRRSSRRAGAESQAAMVDETEAPGVAAESPGAAKHGIDASRPIRSPQSTDPTASASNTQLEPRECIMVHTDSTCPSPERLDKMGGETPLPPISLEAESHKTTEADSILRRKRKRSGRHSDKGSKRRRSSNHELQDSSHQQTKQIDATILESGEDNNPIEGIETRSGLRKRQQNTRRNEPNQTPKVAKQPYKAKRKNIDGGDTDEEVQSQLVTESNAASQLSQPDIEDNAASPNKIIEAGANRDDEKLEDGTNINADSGMQGGTKLRTEESVGGEHMQTIMETLRSGLDQLRSASLTRETVYEVEDILMDMKRELFEAERRGRGRPRKRKSRGH; encoded by the exons ATGGCATCTTCTGTAGCCTCGGCCTCTCCCACAAGCATCCTGATTTCGTTGCCAGCCAGGCCACCGACTCCTCCTCGCGAGGCTAGCCACGAAGCCGATATCTCTCGCAAGTCAGTCGTTCTAGGACGAGCCTTGGCCTTCGACCCCAGATTCAGTCTACAAACGCCCCCAAATGCCAATTCGCCCACTTCTCCTGTCGCTACAGCGTCCAACCCCAGCTCTAGTCGGGCTAGAAAGAAGGTCGAGTGGTCGGCTCACACTGACTATCGGGAACCCCCTCAATATCCTGACCCTCTCAGGCCTGCCAAATACTCGCCCTCCGCAGTTTCTTCGTCAGCAACATCGTCTTCCAAACCTGTGAGAGGAATCCTGAAAccttcgccttctccaaATCCCCtgtcctcctctttggcGACCGAGTTCGATGGACTTTTTTCTCCGCATAATATAATCGAGATGCTCGACTCGACAATTAAACAGCTAGCTGGCTCGGATCGAGACTCCAAGCTGGATGCTTACATGATGCTCTCCAGAGCCCTCAAAGCATCCAATAACCTACCCGATCGCGTCGCTCTACAAGACAAGATGAGCTTGTTTATGCAGTTTATTCAACGTGACATGACATCGAAGTTTGACACTGGTAACCTGGATACCTCTCTGATCAACCATTCCCTGACTTTACTCGCCACTTTCCTTCACTTTCCGGCCATTGCGTCGACTCTGACAACAGACTTCGGCATTTCTGTCATCGATTACTCCATTCGCTCATTCGAGGATGAGGGAGTGCCCAAGGATGTGGTGCGACACTTCATGCAAGTTGTGGCATTTCAGAACTTCTCGGCCAAGGTCATGAACTCGGACCGCGTTGGTCGATTAGTTTCAGCCTTGCACAAAATTGAAAATCATTTGAAGGGAAAAAGCATTGTTATGAGCCGGCTTCATATCTACAAGCGATTGATCAAACAAGCCAGAGGCCACATGTCAACTCACCTCGACTGGTTGAAGGATATGTTCACAGACATGCTCAGCTCGGTTAAGGAGACCCGCTCACAGGCCATTAGCCTGGGTATGGAAGCTGGCTTTGCATTGCGATCTGAAAAACAGTTGCTTCGGAAGGTGACTGAATTATTTCAATCAGGCCACGACAGCGAGACTTTCATTGGCTTTTATATCAAGAGGCTACAGGAGATGATAAAAGATAGGCAATCATGCAGCTCAGTTCCTCAAATCTGGGGCGTCGTCATCATGTTTCTGCGATGTCCTCTTGACAGATGGCAGTACTACGAACCCTGGTTAACTCTGGCACAATCTGCCTTTAACACGACAGATAACTCAACCAAGCAAGAGGCAAATTTTGCATGGAATAGATACGTGTATCTTTCGCTCTCGGATACCAAAGTCAGCCCCAAGTGCATTGGGACTCTATGCCAACCCCTCCTCAGCCAGCTTCGCAGAAAGCTGAGCCCGAAACAGCGTGAGGAGGCGATGAAGCTGAGGAGAACTGTAATTGGCGGTGTATGCAATCTGTACTACTACGCCTTTGCCCCAGGTAGCGACAGGTATGACCTGGATGTTCTTTGGGATGTTGCCGTGCAACCAATCATAAGCCAAATCAGTAGCCTGGATGGCAAATCCGATGTTCCAGGAGATGGCATGATGCAAGCAGCTAAATTACTTGTTGGCCTTCTGGATGTGGCTACACCTCGCATATGGAGGCAAGACCGCATCATCGATTTGCCTCCTGCCAAATCGGACGAACTACCAGCTATCGAATCAAAATGGATCAGAAAAAATTGCGACAAGGTTTTGCAATTGGTTGGGCCTATTATCCAAAGCAAGTTTTTCGACCTCGCGAACAAAGACAGCTTGGTATACAGACTATGGCAGGCTACCGTGGGCTCCATTACTGCTGCCTCGGCAAAAGATATCAAAGTTTCCGACGAAACGGCAAGGTTTGTTGGCTGCGCTTTTGGCCTTCTCTCGGCAGCCCTCGTGACAACTTCTGTCAAACCGGAACCTGGTCTTGCTTCACCCAACCTGAAATTACTACCTAGTCTCTCCAATTTCGTACGGCTTCTCATCGACGGCCTAGGACACCTCCCCTTCACTGAGAAAAGACTCGCCATGACTGTTGGCAATACATTTGAACCAATTGCAACACCATCACAGCGACAGGACCGAACAGACAACTCTCGAGGAGTCGTTCGCACGCCTCTGCACCATCTGTTTATCATGCTTGCCTCTAATCCACCGGGTGGGAGGGACGATGTTGAATTGGCTACCTTCCTTCAGTCAGTTTTCGACCCGTTCTTCAAAGGCAGAAGTCCTGAGGGACGATTTGAATTGGCGAAGGAGCTTTTGTCTCTCTTGCCCCGTAATTCTTCAACGCCGTATGGACCGTGGGCGCTGGCTTCGGATTGTGCTCAAGCATATATTAACAAGGCTCCTCTTTTGACTACCGGACAACCCTCAATTTCAGGCAAAATACAAGGCCCGATATTCCGGGAAGTTGTATCACTGATTGAACGTGGTCTGTCTTCTCACCCAAATCTGCCTTACGACCGATTGGCTTCCCTATTCGATTCTGTCGCCACCCAAGTCAAAGGCGAGTATGGTGACGCCGGTATTTCTCTGATCGTCATCGGACCGCTTTCCAAGTCAATTCTGGATATATCTAGCGCAGCTGAAGGCTACTCGTCGCTAACCTTGCAGGCTGTCACTATGCTGCTCAATGCCGCCACACTGCCCCGGGATAAACAATCGCTAGACGCTGTTCGATCAAGACTCTGGGGAGCACCTCCGGTCCAACACAAAACGGTGACTTCGTTCGAGCCATTTGATAACTTGTACAAACTCGTGAATCACGTCTTGACAACTGCGTACGACAAGAAATTCAGCGATGACAGTATTCAAGTACACCCGGTCATCCTGCTATTGCTAGACGCTTTGAGTGCATTTTTGTTGAGAAACATGCCACTGTTTGGTGTAAAGTTGCTGGGTAAACTGCAGGCAGGACTCAGCGTATGGTTCCAGGACGAGAAGTGTCTTGTTAGGAGCGAGAGCAAGTCCGCCGTGTCAGAACGT GTTGCCAACATGTGGGACCAAATCTGCTCCTATCTCACTACCCAAGAACGTCTATATAGGCAAGACCTGGACGAAATCGAGCCATTACTCACCGCAGCCTTTAAGAGTTCGCATAGAACCATTCTGAATAGAGCAGCGGCGACTTGGAACACAATCGTGAAGGAGAATGAAGAGCTTGAGTACTCTGATAGCTTGACATCGCTAATTTCATCTCTGCGATCCAAGGTCGATGTGGCTGTGCCTGGTGTTAGCAAAGCAACTGGTGGTTTCGGAGCTCAAACCATCTCGCAGGCAGGTCCACAAACTGACCAGAGCTTTGGGATCCTATCATCAACGTCGTCCCATTCAGATGCTCGTGCAGTAGGGACAAGCTCCAAGCAATCTTCATCTAGAAGACCTTTAACTAGGAAGCAACGTCTCGAAGCGACACCAGAAGTTCGCCGAGAGAAAGCAGTGAAGAAAACGAGCACCCCACGGCTTCGGCATGACAATTCGCAAATCCAATTCAAACCCATTCCGTCATCGTCACCTTTTCAGGATGAATCCCAGCACCTCACTGAACGCCAAAAGGAAGTTCGGGAACGTCAACGACAGAATGCGGTTTTGTACCCAAATGATCTGTCCAGCCCTTTCCCGTCTGCTCAAAGCTTGCCGAAGGAAAAGCTAGACTGTGTTGCGTCTGAGAGCAACCAACACGTACAGGAGACTACACCCAAGCGTGGCAAATCGTTTGAAGATCTTATCAGCTCAACGCCAACTCCCAGACGAGGCGAATTCTTTCAAATGGATGATTTCAATGaccctccttcttctcctcctttgcCACGACCATATCCGCTTCTATCTGAAATCCAATCGCGGTCGCGTGCAGGCAGTGCTATGGAAAGCTGGGAGTTCTCTTCACCACCTGGCTCCCCTTCTGGAAATCAGCAGACTGAAGATGCCGAGTTACCATCCGCGGCTTCCCCCCACACTGAGCCACTGATTCGGTCGCGTCGCTCTTCCAAACGACAACGGCGTGTTGCAGCTGAAGTTGATCGGTCTACTGGGGCCGTGGCTTCCACACAGGTCGGGGAAGGGACCATTTCGAGTGTTGCAGAAGCCAAAGATCAATCTATCAAACCATCTTTCGTAACACCTGCCGCCCAAGTTGAAGGAGTCATTACGCGAGCGAGAAAAGCCCAAGAGACGCCTACCTCTGAGAATGATTCTGCGCAGAGGTCCAAACCTCAGTCTCGCCGCCGCTCTTCACGTCGCGCAGGGGCAGAGAGTCAGGCAGCCATGGTGGATGAAACTGAAGCACCTGGGGTAGCCGCCGAATCACCCGGAGCAGCGAAGCATGGGATAGACGCTTCGAGGCCAATACGTAGCCCACAGTCCACCGATCCCACGGCCAGTGCCTCAAACACACAACTCGAACCTCGTGAGTGTATAATGGTGCATACAGATTCCACCTGTCCATCGCCCGAAaggctggacaagatggGAGGCGAAACACCACTCCCTCCAATTTCACTCGAGGCAGAATCCCACAAGACCACAGAAGCGGATAGTATATTGcgaaggaagagaaagagaagtGGAAGACATTCCGATAAGGGCAGCAAAAGGCGACGATCTAGTAATCATGAACTTCAAGACTCTTCGCATCAGCAGACGAAACAAATCGATGCCACTATCTTGGAATCTGGCGAAGACAACAATCCTATTGAAGGTATAGAGACAAGGAGTGGCCTTAGAAAGCGCCAGCAAAACACGCGTCGTAACGAACCCAATCAGACGCCAAAAGTTGCAAAGCAACCATACAAGGCAAAACGCAAAAATATAGACGGGGGAGATACCGACGAAGAAGTGCAATCTCAGTTGGTAACAGAGTCTAATGCAGCATCACAACTCAGCCAACCAGATATAGAAGACAATGCTGCTAGCCCAAACAAGATCATCGAAGCGGGAGCTAATAgggatgatgagaagcttgaaGACGGCACAAACATCAATGCAGATTCAGGAATGCAAGGTGGCACAAAGTTGAGGACTGAAGAATCGGTTGGCGGTGAACACATGCAGACAATCATGGAGACATTGCGAAGTGGGCTCGATCAATTGCGCAGTGCGTCTCTCACGAGAGAAACAGTGTACGAGGTGGAGGACATattgatggacatgaagcgAGAGCTTTTCGAGGCGGAAAggcgaggacgagggcgACCCAGAAAGAGAAAATCGAGAGGGCATTGA